The sequence GAAAGTTTAAGTTTTGTGGATTTGATCTAAACTTTGATAGAGTATAGGacatgaataattattttttgggtaaaatattattttggctcCTAAACTTTGTCAAAAGTTTATTTCTCAtccctaaacttaaaaaaaaaaaaaattatattttcatccctaaactttgtaaagaatttttttcaatagtttagagacaaaaatagggataacttttttttaatagtttagggatgaaaaacaaacttttggtaaagtttaagaatataaataaaatattttcaatagtttagagacaaaagatgaaatttttaatagtctagggatgaaaaataaacttcttaaagtttaaagatgaaaaccaaacttttggtaaagtttagggactaaaatagaattttacgtttattatttttgaatatttCATGAAAGGACAAAGAGTTGGGCCATACATGGTTCTAGGTGCTAAACAGCTGAACAACATGCAGGTTTTCAATTTTCGACATAGTTGTTCTTGGTGCATGAAAAACTTTAGTTTTAAAAGATCCAGAAGGAAAGGCAATTGTACAagttattatatttaaaatcaaaCCTCCATGTATCAGCATTCCCAATAGTTCCATTCACGTGAAATTTTCTATATGGCTTGAAGAATTTCTTTCCAAATTTCACTATCGTAAAGCATACACAGCAATTAACAACGTGATGCATTAAGTTGTCAAGGGTGGAGTGCTAATTGCAAGGCAAGATATTGTTCTATTTTGTATGAGACAGCTAGGAAATAATATAGGTACATAAAATGACTCGCCATAAAATAAGAAGGTACTTAGGATGGTAATATGTTAATTAACCATATCTCATGGTTGTTTGCTTCCGATGTtagaatacttttttttaagaagataatATTAGTATACTTGAATCTTTTGTGGAGGCATCATTTGTCAAATACTATTGGTATACAACTATTATATGTCAATTACACATAGCAACTACCAAACCTTAGTTCCAAATGTTTTTGAAACTGACTATAGATCCTCTATAATCCGAATCAGCCAcctctaaaacaaaataaaaaaacaaaggcaTGGGTACTAGCTGTTTTCAAAATCTTTAAGGTTGCATTTGGGAACttagatttggatttgaattttgatttgaaattaatagatttgaaatcaagagatttgaaatccattgattttaggagttatttcaaattcaagcattttaaatattgaaaattcttggtggatttgtcaaatccAAATCTTTAACCTCTTTTAAACTTCCCAAAcaaaggatttggatttaaGCTCcctcaaatccaaattcaaatctaaggaaTCCAAACAGATCACAAGgcaaacgttttttttttgttgttgataattggGGGCTGGGGATTTGAACTTGGTTATCTTCATTTAAAATACCAAGATGTGTCtattagttgagttacaagTCTTTTGGTAGCAAAAGAagtcaattttataaatatatccGCGTGCAAAATTGGTCAAGtcaatacaaatattttttaaattgtgggAAGGGGAAGGGAAGGCAGATCAAATCCGTGATACGGGAGACAGGGGAGGGGTTAGGCGCCATCGGGCCCATTGGCACAAATAATGAATTGTAAAAGCCTATAACTCATCATGATTATCAACCAGTTTTAAGCCCCAGCTCATATCTTCACAATGTCTCACATGTGGAACAAGTGCACCATTATCCATTCCTTTCTTTGTCTTGCAATCATAAAATGGGGGAGCATGAAAACAAGGCTCCATTGACATGGCCTGACGACAAGGTGGATTAGGGGTCGTCTGATTATCAGACTTGTAGAGAATCCATGGCTTCAAACCACCAAGACCTTGAGCTACATAACCAAATGTTGACCATGCACTTGTAACCAAGACATCAGTTAAGCTGAGGAGATACATTTCTGCCCATGCCTTGCTGTTGTGCAACCTGTTCTCTGTATGTTGAAATTGTTCTTGGCTTGGTTGGAAAACCTCAACCACATCTCCATTCACTGTTGGGTGTTCCCAGTACATGTTTCTTACATTCTCAAAGTACCCAGAACTCAAAGATGTTATAAGGATAGCTTTCAAGTTTGCCTTTTCTGATTGGGTACCAATAGTTCTCTTCCTATCTACTTGTGGCAACACTTTATACTTTAGTGTACAAGCTAAAACTTGATCCATCACATATTGGAAAGGACCAGGTCCTGTAtcaaaatttcttatttgaatTCCAATCCTCTCATCTGCTTTAGCTAAGTAGGCTTGATAGTACCTTGTTATTAGTCCCCATACATGATTTGAGGGGTGGAAAAGATACCGGCCTAAGTGGTGGAAAACAGTATCTTTCTGTGGGAATAATTTGCTTAGTTCTTGCTCAAAAGAGGGCATTAAGAAGAGAGATGGGACAAAGTATAGATCTGATTTCATTATCAACCAAGGAACTCTATTGAGAAGAGTTTGATCTTGATCACATAAAAAGAGCTTATCATGATCATCATAATCATGTGCTAGATGGAGATATAAATATGATGGTAGTGATACTGTTGAAGTATTTAAGATGTTCTTCTTCAACATGTTCCCATAAGAATGAGGAAACTTCTGACTAAGGATTTTAAATGTCTCTTTAAGGGGGAAGTCAACAGGCAAAACCCATGATTTTTCTGGAAATGGCTCACAGAAAAGATCAGCCATATCCTTTCCTTGGTCAACAAGCAATACTCTGTTTGTGAGGAGGGCATAGAGAAATGCAGATGTCAGGGTTAAAACCCTGTTGCCCAAGCCACTATAAGATATCCACACAACATACTTACACTTTGTAGAACTAGCACTGAGGTGAGACTTGAGAAGTTTTTGTGTTCTATTGTATGATTTAGTATAAGGTCCGCATCGTTTATGGAGATCTTCATAACTCCGAAGTCTTGAAAGGAGATAAGAAGACGGTTTGTGAAGTGATGGTTTTTGAAATAAACTGGATTGATACCTGCTTAAGCAAGATCCCTCATCAAATCCAGAAGCAAGAAGTCCACCAAGTAGTTTATCTTTAGGCATGTCAGTAAGTTGAGAGGAAACATCTTCTGAACCTACAAATTGTAGTAAAGAAATGAAAACACTATGCTTATTTGATTTACTAGAAAATCAATACATGAAGATACTGTTAGGCCTTGTTTTGTTGGTAGAGATCAGTAACGGTAAAGCCAATACCTTCCAACATAAGCCTTGAATTATCTTAACTATTGTCAACTCACAAATTTCTTAAATATTCTAATTTAAGTATTCTGAAACCCCAGGAAAATTGCAATTCTGCAGCTCATACAGTTGCTAAGTTTGCTTTAAACTCCTGTCAGtctttttgtttcaataaaggTAACTTCCCACCTCGAATCAGGTCTGTTTCTAAGGTGGAGTACCTCGCTTGTAATTCCTTTTAGTCTAATGACATTGAAGATTAGCAAAAAAGTATTCTGAAACCCCAGGACATCCAGTATGGAAATGGTATTGAGTATCTAAAATCATGCAGCTTTGGGAGCTTACTGACAGTGTTATGCAATATAATGCTCATGCTAAGTGCTAGTATATGGAACTACAGTTAAATTTGTAAGACTTGACTGTAATTATAGTGATATGAGTACTAAGAAACGTAGATAGCTCAAATTGGAGGTCCAAATTCAAACTTCCAACTTTCCTATTAAACTACACAAAGAAGTAAGTACTTGAAGAAAAATTGAGCTGCTTAAGTTATACAAATGCAGAAATgagttattttaataattatctATATCTAGCAACAAgataaaacttcaaaattatggttttatttatGGTTTAATTTATAAAGGATTTATATCAAATTACAGGCATGTCATTATCAGTACAACAACATTCTAAGATAATCTAAACAAATCTAATCATGAATGGAGATCacatcaataatataaaataaaacaaaaaacaactcTATTGCTTATGTTCATGGTCCCTGACTAGTGGATTTATGGACCTTCCTAACCTAAAAGATTGTACTAGTCTGAATTGCAGAATTTGCATcccaaatatgcaaaaaaatttacttttcaGAAACTATACTTTATGTGCCCAGATTTTTCTCAGGTCTATTAGTTACTGTTTGAATTTTCAGGGGGGAAAAGTCCTTGCACAACTTTAAAATTAACATAGTTAAAACAGAAGTGGCTTTTTGGCTTTTCTCTATAGAACTAACTTAGTACCTATTGTGATTATGCATACTTTTCTTCAGTGACATTGACAATGAAGatgtaaagttttaaaaagtacGTGAAAAATTATGGTTTCAATTTATGACCCAACTAATTTCCTGTCTTATGGTTCAATTTCATATATATCTTGCATACATTCGTTAAGCTATCCTTCTCAAAAGCTATCCTTCAGTTTCATATAGCTCTTGTATCAAACAGCATAAAAGGCactaattattgtaattttccAGTTCTTTGCCACCATTTTAGTGATTCATTATTGAAAAAACATCGAATGGGAATGAGCAAATCAATGAGAAATACATAACGGGTGACCAATTTTACACAAATTGAACTCACCAAATTCACCAAAGTAAACTCTCTAGTTATGCTAAAAAAACCCATATTTCCAAAATATGGcacttataataatttttaaaaaaataacgagaaaagaaaaaacactagACCCTACATAACCATACAAACACATACAAACACGATAACTATCAAAAGCCCaatatctaaaacaaaaaagtagtCACAATTCTATGAAGTCAAAAAGACGAACAACAACTACCAAGTTTTTATCTCAAAACTTTGGGGTCGTTATGAATCATCAACATACTAATTATAGTCAATCACatgtattattttctttcattctatcttattcaaaattcaataaaatttcacaacttttttaaCTTGTTGAGATGTCATTTTCACATGCTATTGTACGCAAATCACAACTTGTCACCtcatcagcaaaaaaaaaaaaaagctgtgaACTGTGTTGTGCCATTACTCATTAAACTTATTCATATAATTGGTAGCAACCAAACAGGAGGTACATAATCTAACAAGTAACAACACCGTTCTCACCTGCATGCAATGAAGTAGCATTGTGAGCTGCGTTTTCCAAAGCACTGGCTTCAAGGACTTCACCAATGCGATTGGCAGGTGGGTTTTGAAGGACGAGTGTGAGTGTGACAAGAAGTGGGAAAGCCACCAAAGAAGCAACCAATACCTTCAACATCTTTGGTGCACTCATGAGGCTCTGAGGATTCGTCTATTTGTGGCCTTTGCTGGAGTTGATGAAAGCTTTAAGATTAACCATTCAAATCCTTATAAAAACGGAACGGGTTCACTCTTTAAAATTCATGGGGTCTAAAAGTAGCAAACAATCtgcaaaaagagagagaggtttggactttggagtttGGACTGTGAAGACTGATTCGAGCTGGTTATAATGATACGAGCAAGTTTTCAACTTAAAACAGTAGAAGCCGTTAAAAAGTTTTGTAgctcaattaatattttttgatattaGAAATGTTTAGGGTTTAAAGTAGTTTAAACCATCTCTACTTCACAtattgaattatgaaaaatgaaaaaagaaagaaagaaagagtcaaAACCAAAGGAGGTGGCTTGATTTGTGTCATTTATGTTTCACATATCTGCACCTAGCTAAAATCATGGCTGCAATCTCTACTACtttctttccttccttttttttttttcttcctgtttttaattattgaaatgaTAACCATGACAATCGCAATAATgaattaaatcaataaatttagtgattcaaaaattgtttttatgttacttattgtgattaatatataataaaaataaatacaaatcaTCCGTAACACTTTTTGTAGTccactaattagtaattacaacttatcatgtgttatttttttattccattttaaactttagttattttataaggaaaattaaacaaatatatggcaagttgtgattgttaaaatataaaatagaacacaAAAAGTGGTACAGAAATTTGTATTCAATAAAAACTATATCAATGATTCACTCATTTACAAATGATGTTgatctcttctaaaaaaagaattgaTGTCAGGAATTTAATAGGATAAATAATGTTGGCTGTAAAAACTTGAAGACTCTCTAAATAAACCTCACAATTTTATTGAATGATGAAAAGAGAGATTACAAATTAGTGAGAATAGATTACAAAGGCTAGCTATTTATATACAAACTAATCCAAGAGAATGAACCAAAATAtctacgctctgtttgtttcgatgaaaaatattgtgtaaaaatagttttctatattttcaagtgtttggtagtattagaataaataagttaaaagaaaattatatttagttaacataaaaaatataacttattttaagagattgttttccactttttttttttggaaaacaatacTATTTCACAGCAAGctcaataaagaaaattaagatattatttttcaactcatttaagaCTATtaccaaatataagaaaatgaaattgttttataaaaaatgttttttgaaaaataaaacatttttcaaaaaatatcattgttgaaacaaacataGCCTAAAGCTAACTCTGAAACTAATTTCAAGATTAGCGTGAAAAGTGGTTATACTAAACATCCAATAAGAGCATTACACGCGCTCAAATAGTAACAAActacttagggtccgtttggatagaacttattgttgaaaactgaaaactgaaaacactgtagcaaaataatttttaaatgtgtaaatagtgctgcaggacctatttttaataaaaaattgctaaaaacaTACATAAACAGTGTGCGCACAGTACGCA comes from Castanea sativa cultivar Marrone di Chiusa Pesio chromosome 3, ASM4071231v1 and encodes:
- the LOC142629197 gene encoding galactoside 2-alpha-L-fucosyltransferase-like, which encodes MSAPKMLKVLVASLVAFPLLVTLTLVLQNPPANRIGEVLEASALENAAHNATSLHAGSEDVSSQLTDMPKDKLLGGLLASGFDEGSCLSRYQSSLFQKPSLHKPSSYLLSRLRSYEDLHKRCGPYTKSYNRTQKLLKSHLSASSTKCKYVVWISYSGLGNRVLTLTSAFLYALLTNRVLLVDQGKDMADLFCEPFPEKSWVLPVDFPLKETFKILSQKFPHSYGNMLKKNILNTSTVSLPSYLYLHLAHDYDDHDKLFLCDQDQTLLNRVPWLIMKSDLYFVPSLFLMPSFEQELSKLFPQKDTVFHHLGRYLFHPSNHVWGLITRYYQAYLAKADERIGIQIRNFDTGPGPFQYVMDQVLACTLKYKVLPQVDRKRTIGTQSEKANLKAILITSLSSGYFENVRNMYWEHPTVNGDVVEVFQPSQEQFQHTENRLHNSKAWAEMYLLSLTDVLVTSAWSTFGYVAQGLGGLKPWILYKSDNQTTPNPPCRQAMSMEPCFHAPPFYDCKTKKGMDNGALVPHVRHCEDMSWGLKLVDNHDEL